A single genomic interval of Hafnia alvei harbors:
- a CDS encoding PTS sugar transporter subunit IIC has translation MNISQSLFSFIENRISPVAGKISSQRHIMAIRDGFIAAMPFMIVGSFLLVFVYPPFSAESSWGFARSWLALSGKYESQILTPFNMTMGIMSIYITAAIAYNLARRYQLDPFMTAMLALMGFLLVSAPQANGNMPTVALGGVGIFTAVIVAIYVTELTRFLKHHNIGIRLPPQVPANIKQSFDLLIPILAVIITLYPISMGVQALFDQLLPQAIMALFQPLISAADSLPAILLAVLICHLLWFAGIHGSAIVSGMLQAFWLTNLGLNQTDLAAGLPLTHIMTEAFWNFLIVIGGSGATFGLVLLFLRSKSVHLRAMGKLSLVPSMFNINEPVIFGTPIVMNPTFFIPFILSPMINAVVAYTAVTTNLLPHMISLVPWTSPAPIGAAWAMGWDFRVTVLVLLLMALSALIYYPFFKVYEKQLLAQEQANQAQEDEEAIVW, from the coding sequence ATGAATATCAGTCAATCGCTGTTTAGCTTTATCGAAAATCGAATTAGCCCGGTGGCGGGAAAAATTTCCTCTCAGCGACATATTATGGCGATTCGTGATGGCTTTATTGCCGCTATGCCGTTCATGATTGTCGGTTCGTTTTTACTGGTATTTGTCTATCCCCCGTTTTCCGCTGAGAGTAGCTGGGGTTTTGCACGCAGTTGGCTGGCGCTGTCTGGCAAGTATGAAAGCCAGATCCTGACGCCGTTCAACATGACGATGGGGATCATGTCGATTTACATCACTGCAGCAATTGCCTACAACCTCGCAAGACGCTATCAGCTTGATCCTTTCATGACGGCAATGCTGGCACTGATGGGCTTTTTGCTGGTGTCAGCACCGCAGGCTAACGGAAATATGCCCACCGTTGCGCTGGGCGGCGTGGGGATTTTCACCGCGGTTATCGTGGCGATTTATGTTACGGAGCTCACGCGTTTTCTCAAACATCACAATATTGGAATAAGGCTCCCTCCGCAGGTTCCGGCAAACATCAAACAATCATTCGACCTGCTGATCCCGATTCTTGCCGTCATTATTACGCTGTATCCGATCAGCATGGGCGTGCAGGCACTGTTTGACCAGCTTCTCCCTCAGGCAATTATGGCGCTGTTCCAGCCACTGATTTCTGCCGCTGATTCACTACCGGCGATCTTACTTGCCGTGTTGATTTGCCATCTATTATGGTTTGCTGGGATCCACGGCTCGGCCATTGTTTCTGGCATGTTGCAGGCATTTTGGCTGACGAATTTAGGGTTAAATCAAACCGATCTCGCCGCAGGGCTGCCGCTGACGCACATTATGACGGAGGCGTTCTGGAACTTTTTGATCGTAATTGGTGGTTCAGGCGCAACCTTCGGTTTAGTGCTGTTGTTCCTGCGCAGTAAATCCGTGCATCTACGTGCTATGGGGAAACTGAGTCTGGTTCCGAGCATGTTTAATATTAATGAGCCGGTGATATTTGGTACGCCGATCGTTATGAACCCAACCTTCTTTATTCCCTTCATTTTGTCGCCGATGATCAATGCGGTTGTGGCCTACACCGCAGTGACCACTAATCTACTTCCACACATGATTTCATTGGTTCCATGGACATCGCCGGCGCCGATTGGTGCCGCGTGGGCCATGGGCTGGGATTTCCGCGTCACCGTCTTAGTGCTGTTGCTGATGGCATTATCTGCCCTGATTTATTACCCGTTCTTTAAGGTCTATGAGAAGCAACTCTTGGCGCAGGAACAGGCTAATCAGGCACAGGAAGATGAGGAAGCCATCGTGTGGTAA
- a CDS encoding FGGY-family carbohydrate kinase, protein MSATSTEYWLGIDCGGTYLKAGLYDRQGAELCISRQALPVISEHPGWAERDMSLLWKACIETIAMLLRQSGVNGQRVQAIGISAQGKGLFLLDKENRPLGNAMLSSDRRATDVVSQWQRDGLPEMLYPLTRQTLWTGHPVSLLRWVKQHQPERYQKIGSVMMAHDYLRFCLTGERGCEETNISESNLYNMMQGEYDPQLTQWLGIPEVSSVLPPIVGSTEICGKVTREVAEATGLRAGTPVVGGLFDVVSTAICAGLQDEFTLNAVMGTWAVTSGVAKCISSNEPYPYVYGRYANTPGDDENNYIVHEASPTSSANLEWLTQQCGGISFDEINQSVGALPKAGSDVMFLPFLYGSNAGLDMTAGFYGLQSLHRREHLLQAVYEGVVFSHMTHLNRMRERFTQVRKLRVTGGPARSKVWMQMLADVSGLPVELPQVEETGCLGAALVALVGSGVYSNVKQAQSQLSHAIQRIEPDSAVWCAYQHKFTRYQYLIEALHGYHVRCSSLAKS, encoded by the coding sequence ATGAGTGCGACATCCACGGAATATTGGCTGGGTATCGACTGTGGCGGCACCTATCTCAAGGCAGGGCTATACGATAGGCAGGGCGCGGAATTGTGTATTAGCCGCCAAGCGTTGCCGGTAATCAGCGAGCATCCGGGCTGGGCCGAACGCGACATGTCTCTGCTATGGAAAGCCTGTATAGAAACTATCGCCATGCTGCTGCGCCAAAGCGGTGTTAATGGTCAGCGGGTGCAGGCTATCGGAATATCGGCTCAGGGCAAGGGACTGTTTCTCTTAGATAAAGAAAACAGGCCGCTGGGCAATGCCATGCTGTCATCGGATCGGCGAGCCACTGACGTGGTGTCGCAGTGGCAGCGTGATGGGCTGCCTGAAATGCTCTATCCGCTTACACGGCAAACCCTGTGGACTGGCCATCCGGTTTCTTTACTGCGCTGGGTTAAACAGCATCAGCCAGAACGTTATCAGAAAATTGGCTCAGTGATGATGGCGCATGACTATCTGCGTTTCTGCCTGACAGGTGAACGCGGTTGCGAAGAGACGAATATTTCTGAATCCAATCTCTACAACATGATGCAGGGCGAATATGACCCCCAGTTAACGCAGTGGCTTGGAATACCTGAGGTTTCTTCTGTTCTGCCACCGATTGTGGGCTCTACTGAAATATGCGGAAAAGTAACACGCGAGGTGGCTGAGGCCACGGGGCTGCGCGCTGGCACGCCCGTGGTGGGAGGGCTGTTTGATGTGGTGTCGACCGCGATCTGTGCTGGCCTTCAGGATGAATTCACGCTTAACGCAGTGATGGGAACTTGGGCGGTGACCAGCGGCGTTGCCAAGTGCATCTCTTCGAACGAACCCTATCCCTATGTCTATGGGCGTTATGCCAATACGCCGGGTGACGATGAGAATAATTACATCGTGCATGAGGCCAGCCCGACCTCTTCCGCCAATTTGGAATGGCTGACCCAACAGTGCGGCGGCATCAGTTTTGATGAAATTAATCAGTCGGTAGGCGCATTGCCGAAGGCCGGCAGCGACGTGATGTTTTTGCCGTTTTTGTATGGCAGCAATGCCGGTTTGGATATGACCGCCGGTTTTTATGGTCTGCAATCGCTACATCGGCGCGAGCATCTTTTACAGGCGGTTTACGAAGGCGTGGTGTTTAGCCACATGACCCATCTCAATCGCATGCGTGAACGTTTTACTCAGGTACGCAAACTGCGTGTTACCGGCGGGCCGGCGCGCTCGAAAGTCTGGATGCAAATGCTGGCCGATGTCAGCGGTTTACCCGTTGAGTTGCCACAGGTTGAAGAAACGGGCTGTTTGGGCGCGGCCTTGGTGGCGCTGGTGGGCAGCGGTGTGTACTCCAACGTGAAACAGGCGCAAAGCCAGCTTAGCCATGCGATTCAACGCATTGAACCCGATAGCGCGGTGTGGTGCGCCTATCAGCATAAATTTACCCGTTACCAATATTTGATTGAAGCATTGCATGGCTATCACGTGCGCTGCTCATCGTTAGCCAAGTCTTGA
- the ulaD gene encoding 3-keto-L-gulonate-6-phosphate decarboxylase UlaD: MNRPLLQLALDHTSLNQALQSVSALRNHVDIIEAGTILCISEGLQAVRALRQMCPDSIIVADLKVADAGETLATEAFDAGANWMTVICAAPLATVIKAHQVAQSRGGEIQIELFGNWTLDDAKAWRAAGVRQAIYHRGRDAQASGQSWSQQDLDRMKQLSDLGLELSITGGITPQDLALFKDISVRAFIAGRALSEAEHPQEVAQAFHQQIDEIWGASR; encoded by the coding sequence ATGAACCGACCTTTGCTTCAGCTCGCGCTGGATCACACGAGCCTGAATCAGGCTTTGCAAAGCGTGAGTGCGCTAAGAAACCACGTGGATATTATCGAAGCCGGTACGATCCTATGTATCAGTGAAGGATTGCAGGCCGTGCGGGCACTGCGTCAGATGTGCCCTGATAGCATTATTGTTGCCGACCTTAAGGTGGCAGATGCCGGAGAAACCTTGGCAACCGAGGCCTTCGACGCCGGAGCAAACTGGATGACGGTGATTTGTGCGGCGCCGTTGGCGACGGTGATAAAAGCGCATCAGGTGGCTCAGTCTCGCGGCGGTGAAATTCAAATTGAGCTATTTGGCAATTGGACGCTCGACGATGCGAAAGCATGGCGAGCCGCCGGAGTGCGTCAGGCGATTTATCATCGGGGGCGCGATGCTCAGGCTAGCGGGCAATCTTGGAGCCAGCAGGATCTTGATCGTATGAAACAGCTTTCCGATCTGGGGTTGGAGCTGTCGATCACTGGTGGGATCACGCCACAGGATCTCGCGCTGTTTAAAGATATCTCCGTCAGAGCGTTTATCGCTGGCCGTGCATTGTCGGAAGCTGAACATCCGCAAGAGGTCGCACAGGCGTTTCATCAGCAGATCGATGAAATTTGGGGGGCGTCACGATGA
- a CDS encoding MFS transporter, which translates to MNSNSETLHKNNIPNDIPRQRWLRIIPPILIACIISYMDRVNIAFAMPGGMDADLGITASMAGLAGGIFFIGYLFLQVPGGKIAVHGSGKKFIGWSLVAWVVISILTGLVTNHYQLLFLRFALGVAEGGMLPVVLTMISNWFPDAERGRANAIVIMFVPIAGIITAPLSGWIITALDWRWLFIIEGLMSVAVLVLWVMAVCDRPQEARWISEKEKSWLIATLAEEQRAIAGKEVKNASLSAVLSDKTMWQLIALNFFYQTGIYGYTLWLPTILKELTHTSMGQVGMLAILPYVGAMAGMFLFSSLSDRTGKRKLFVFLPLLGFAACMFLSVTLKNHVWWSYAMLVGCGVFLQSAAGVFWTIPAKLFSAEMAGGARGVINALGNLGGFCGPYAVGLLITYYNKDAGVYCLALSLAIAALLALLLPAKCDVPTQSGAQLPEGKRTAA; encoded by the coding sequence ATGAACTCTAACTCTGAAACTCTACATAAAAATAATATACCGAATGATATTCCACGCCAGCGATGGCTAAGAATAATTCCTCCGATCTTAATTGCCTGCATTATTTCCTACATGGATAGGGTGAATATCGCCTTCGCGATGCCCGGAGGGATGGATGCCGATCTCGGTATTACGGCGTCCATGGCGGGATTAGCCGGCGGTATCTTTTTTATTGGTTATTTATTTCTGCAAGTCCCCGGTGGAAAAATTGCCGTGCACGGCAGCGGGAAGAAATTCATTGGTTGGTCACTGGTCGCGTGGGTGGTTATTTCTATTTTAACCGGCTTGGTGACGAATCATTACCAACTCCTGTTTCTGCGCTTTGCTCTTGGGGTCGCGGAAGGGGGAATGTTGCCCGTTGTGCTCACGATGATCAGCAACTGGTTCCCAGACGCTGAACGCGGACGCGCCAATGCGATTGTGATTATGTTTGTGCCGATTGCCGGCATTATCACGGCACCGCTTTCGGGCTGGATTATCACCGCGCTTGACTGGCGCTGGCTATTTATCATTGAAGGTTTGATGTCGGTAGCGGTGCTGGTTCTGTGGGTTATGGCGGTGTGTGACCGACCACAAGAGGCACGCTGGATTTCGGAAAAAGAGAAAAGCTGGCTGATCGCCACCTTAGCCGAAGAGCAGCGCGCGATTGCTGGAAAAGAGGTGAAAAACGCCTCTCTGAGTGCGGTGCTGTCCGATAAAACCATGTGGCAGCTGATCGCGCTGAACTTCTTTTATCAAACCGGTATTTACGGCTACACCCTGTGGCTGCCGACCATCCTCAAAGAGCTGACCCATACCTCAATGGGGCAGGTGGGCATGTTGGCCATTCTCCCTTATGTCGGTGCGATGGCAGGCATGTTCCTCTTCTCTTCACTCTCTGACCGCACCGGTAAACGCAAGCTGTTCGTGTTCTTACCGCTGCTGGGTTTCGCTGCGTGCATGTTCCTGTCTGTGACGTTGAAAAACCATGTGTGGTGGTCGTACGCGATGCTGGTGGGCTGCGGCGTATTTCTACAGTCGGCTGCGGGCGTATTTTGGACCATTCCAGCCAAGTTATTTAGCGCAGAAATGGCGGGAGGGGCGCGTGGGGTGATTAACGCGCTCGGTAACCTTGGCGGATTTTGCGGGCCGTATGCGGTTGGGTTGCTGATTACTTATTACAACAAAGATGCCGGTGTTTATTGCCTTGCCCTGTCGCTGGCGATAGCTGCGCTGCTGGCGCTGTTGCTGCCTGCGAAATGTGATGTACCAACGCAGTCTGGTGCGCAACTGCCAGAAGGCAAACGCACGGCGGCGTAA
- the araD gene encoding L-ribulose-5-phosphate 4-epimerase — protein sequence MLEQLKQQVLDANLALPKHHLVTFTWGNVSAIDRESGRVVIKPSGVEYDGMQAADMVVVDLASGHVVEGNKKPSSDTATHLALYRAFPHIGGIVHTHSRHATIWSQAGLDLPAWGTTHADYFYGTIPCTRLMNKDEIEGDYEHQTGEVIIETFAQRDIDPMQVPAVLVHSHGPFAWGRDAADAVHNAVVLEECAYMGIFSRQLMPEIDAMQRALLDKHYLRKHGATAYYGQENS from the coding sequence ATGTTAGAGCAATTAAAACAGCAGGTCTTAGACGCCAATCTGGCTCTGCCCAAGCATCACTTGGTTACATTTACCTGGGGCAATGTGAGTGCGATCGATCGTGAATCTGGGCGGGTAGTGATTAAGCCTTCGGGCGTTGAATATGACGGAATGCAGGCGGCAGATATGGTGGTGGTGGATTTAGCCAGCGGCCATGTGGTGGAGGGAAATAAAAAACCGTCGTCGGATACCGCCACTCATTTGGCGCTGTATCGGGCTTTCCCGCACATTGGCGGCATCGTTCATACCCATTCGCGCCATGCCACCATTTGGTCACAGGCCGGTCTTGATCTACCCGCTTGGGGCACCACGCACGCAGACTATTTTTATGGCACCATTCCGTGCACGCGCCTAATGAATAAAGATGAAATTGAAGGCGACTATGAGCATCAAACCGGTGAAGTGATTATTGAAACCTTCGCCCAGCGCGATATTGACCCAATGCAGGTTCCCGCCGTATTAGTGCATTCACATGGTCCCTTTGCGTGGGGCCGCGACGCCGCAGATGCCGTGCATAATGCCGTGGTTCTGGAAGAGTGCGCTTACATGGGCATTTTCTCCCGCCAACTGATGCCTGAGATTGACGCTATGCAGCGCGCTTTGCTGGATAAACACTATCTGCGAAAGCACGGCGCAACGGCCTATTATGGGCAGGAAAATAGCTGA
- a CDS encoding C40 family peptidase, translating to MLFRKLISAAVFCSVAFVTQSSSAFDLPTYFKSDKMNQNLHVKQSSYRISYREALNSKSFNDPQQANIKQVILQDYRRWQGVRYLWGGDSKYGIDCSAFTRRVLGELSVNLPRTTSEQIHFGSHIAKQHLKIGDLVFFKTSPETRHVGVYVGNGQFIHASKSMGVTTSRLSDRYWESSYETSVRVI from the coding sequence ATGTTATTCCGAAAACTTATCTCAGCCGCAGTATTTTGCTCTGTCGCATTCGTGACTCAGTCCTCATCGGCGTTTGATTTACCTACGTATTTTAAATCTGACAAGATGAACCAAAACCTGCATGTTAAACAATCTTCTTACCGGATTTCCTATCGGGAAGCGCTAAATAGCAAAAGCTTCAACGATCCACAGCAGGCCAATATTAAGCAGGTCATTTTGCAGGATTATCGGCGCTGGCAGGGGGTGAGATATCTCTGGGGCGGTGATTCTAAATATGGCATTGATTGCTCAGCATTTACGCGCCGGGTGCTCGGTGAGCTCTCGGTTAATCTGCCGAGAACAACCTCCGAGCAAATTCATTTCGGTAGCCACATTGCAAAGCAGCATCTCAAAATCGGTGATTTGGTTTTCTTTAAAACCTCGCCGGAGACACGACATGTCGGGGTGTATGTGGGGAACGGTCAGTTCATCCATGCATCAAAGAGTATGGGGGTAACGACTTCTCGCCTCAGCGATCGCTATTGGGAAAGCAGTTACGAAACTTCTGTACGCGTGATTTAA
- a CDS encoding L-ribulose-5-phosphate 3-epimerase, translated as MNIIKRRHPLGIYEKALPKTLSWPERLALAKSCGFDFVEMSVDETDERLSRLDWSVAQRTSLVGAMLESGVSIPSMCLSAHRRFPFGSHDENVRQQARSIMTKAIHLARDLGIRTIQLAGYDVYYEEQDEGTQRRFTEGLAWAVEQAAGAQVMLAVEIMDTEFMNSITKWKKWDRLLSSPWFSVYPDVGNLSAWGNDVSAELELGIDSIAAIHLKDTYPVTATSQGQFRDVPFGDGCVDFVGVFQTLKRLNYRGSFLIEMWTEKSAEPVLEIIKARQWIEAKMMEGGLVC; from the coding sequence ATGAACATCATCAAACGACGTCATCCACTTGGCATTTATGAAAAAGCCCTGCCAAAAACCTTAAGCTGGCCAGAGCGCTTAGCGCTGGCGAAAAGCTGTGGATTCGACTTCGTTGAAATGTCGGTGGATGAAACAGACGAAAGACTTAGCCGTTTAGACTGGAGCGTTGCTCAGCGAACCTCGCTGGTGGGGGCGATGCTGGAAAGTGGGGTCTCTATTCCTTCTATGTGCCTATCGGCGCATCGACGTTTTCCTTTTGGCAGCCATGACGAAAATGTCCGCCAGCAGGCGCGCAGCATTATGACGAAAGCGATTCATCTGGCGCGCGACTTAGGCATCAGAACGATTCAGCTTGCGGGCTACGACGTGTATTACGAAGAGCAAGATGAGGGCACTCAGCGGCGTTTTACCGAGGGTCTGGCGTGGGCGGTGGAGCAGGCCGCAGGTGCGCAGGTGATGCTGGCCGTTGAGATCATGGATACCGAATTCATGAACTCAATTACCAAGTGGAAAAAGTGGGATCGGCTGCTTTCGTCGCCGTGGTTTAGCGTTTATCCCGATGTGGGAAATCTGAGCGCGTGGGGCAATGATGTGTCCGCCGAGCTGGAACTGGGTATCGATAGCATTGCGGCGATTCATTTGAAAGACACCTATCCGGTAACGGCAACCAGCCAAGGGCAGTTTCGCGATGTGCCATTCGGCGATGGCTGCGTCGATTTCGTCGGCGTGTTCCAAACGCTAAAGCGGCTGAACTATCGCGGCTCATTCTTGATCGAAATGTGGACGGAAAAATCAGCGGAGCCGGTGCTGGAAATTATTAAAGCGCGGCAGTGGATCGAGGCGAAGATGATGGAAGGAGGTTTGGTATGTTAG